The genomic window AGACAAAagcttgtaaaattttaatgttacatatatatgtatattttgcaatGTTACCTAAACACATGTTAATGTTACAttggtataaaaaaaaaggtatttaTAACACTCAATATATGTAAAGAgtaaatatagattttatattcttaaaaaattaaaaatcttatttttttaaatcattcaGATAAGATACAAGCAGCTGTAAGTGATCTTGTGACATCATCTAATCAACAAGATTCTGAATGTGAAGAAGTAATTTTAATCTGTTTTAACCCtctaatttttgtttgtaaatTCATGTCATATTTATTCTGCTCTCATTTACTACATTTATCTTTTTGTAAGAACATCAAATATGagattgttttttttttgttttaattgcaatataaattttgcacaaaatttttttaatgaataacaTAAATAGCTGTACACACAAAGATTCAGTGTGTTTGTAGCGACtgatttaacattaataatacaCAGAATGTTATGACTGAAATAGAGAAGAACATGAATGATAGTATGGAACGGTTACGTACATTTCTAAATACAACAGgtaaagaattagaaaatgatGCAGAATTAAGACCTTATTTTGCGTTTCCTTTTATGGAAGATCCATATGCAGAACCATTTCTTTCtaacatatttgaaaaaagttgGTCAGATAAACTGACAAACCACTTACAGctctttcttaaaaattacaaacaacAAGTAAGTAAGGTACAAGTTGCTACAaggatataatataaataaaatatgtcatGAAAATATATGCAATTTTAAGAGTTTTAgcaatacaaaatataatgatGAAAATTCagacaaattttcttcaagTTATACATCCTTATCAGAAGATTCCAAAAAAGATGTGATTGCAAAGAAGgcaattaaaaacaataatgtACCAATCATACCAAATGATAGAAACATTCCAATGTTTTTGGAAGATGATGAATCTGAAGAGCAGCCTATTTTTTATGATAGTATAAAGTATAGTCAAAAATCAAagtgagaaatatttaatgttctTCTGATATAATGACAATCTAAAAATCatcttcttttatcattttttctttttatagaagTATACAGACTGTATCAATGAATTCTTCAGAAGAAGAGATATGTTCATCACACTTTActaaaaggaataaaaagttGATGCAGTGTACCCAAGAGTTAGCAGTAGCAAAATCTCATTTATGCAGTGTTCATTCCAATTATGAAAAGCTAAAAATCAGATTTTATAAACTGCATGCTGATTATCATAAACTGATGAGCATTGCAAGAGTATTAACAAGTGCCTTAGAGGATTCTGTAAAAGGACAAGTAATTGATTTCCAGGCTATGTTAGAAACTTGTATAAGAATCTTTCCAGATTTgtttaatcaaaatataaaagatagtACACATGTAAGCACTGAGAATTTGATGTGTATATTAACTTttgtgtattattatattatattttatttgtttatagtGTTCATCAGAATTGTTATTAGCAAAATCTCGTTCTGATATGAAAACCATTGAGTATTCAAACtcaaacaatatatttattcctcCAAAActattgaatttcaaaaaaatcaaattacatttaattaatggAAGCATTAAAACAAAACTATTTCTTTTGCAAGCATTGCGAAGGGtaagacaaattttaatatttacttaacataaatagataaacatttttttttagaaaataacatttagtCAACCTGGAGAAAGAGATGAGACGGTGCATGAATATATAAGTAAAGACTTGTTAGGACTTCACAGTCAAATTGCTAGTTACAGAGGCAAATCTATCTTGCCATATCTATTAACTCCACAAAACATTATCATACCACATCCTTTACAACAATCAGTCACGAGATTATTGAATGCATTGGCATCATTTAGATGTGGAAGGGACTATTTATCATTTGATTCTACTGTTGTTGATACGGTATTTTGACACTAACAAAACTGTAAATATCAAAACTTTAGAAAAgattatagaattaataagATAAGCATTTTAGGTATTCAGGTGCATGAATAGTATTTctgataataatatagatacaTTGACTTGTAATATGATGATTGcaatgttacaaaaattatctttACGTAAACAACAAAGGATTTATATGATAGAAAATGGATTAATGGAATGGTTGATCCATCATCTACATGATCAATATCGTATTATGGATTCTTATCGATTGGAATATGCTACGGctcttttaatgaatttatcatTGCATCAAACAGCTCAAAGAAGAGTGTCAACAATGGCGCCTTTACTTATGTCAACATTAATTGATTTGCTCTTAATGGATCATGAATCGGTATAATATATGTGTcgtgtttcatattttctaaattacgaattatgatacacattatgtatatacatatatacatgtatttatgatgtatatttaaatcagGCATTACCATATATCAATGGAGccttaaataatttcttgacGAATCACGTATTTAACGAGGAAgcaaaacgaattaaattctcatctataatagaacaatacagtaaatataaaactggCGAGAtaaggtaaaatattttttgatgagttataaattagattatatcaaataaaatatttaaataaaatgggAAAAACAGGAAGCACTTGGATCATATTCTAAAGATACATAGAGGtgaaattactattaaaaCGGAAAACGAGGAAATGGCAGATAATGATAATGTGGgtaatgatttataaaatgttttatattttgctgaaaaaaataaaaactttcaGGAGGAATTTGATGTATTGGAAAGTCAATTGGACGAAAATGATCCGGTGAAGAATAATTACGGAGAATTGTGTGGAGAATTGTTATTAGAATCatgttatacaattttacCAAAGGCAATtcaagaaaaggaaacaataTCCGACGAATTATCATTTCCGCAATTTAAAACAGAAGTAACAGATTCTGCTATGcagaataatcaaattaaaaatttattttctgaacACGAATCAATACAACATGAAGAAATTTTACCAAGGTATTGTTATAGCATGTCGaccttaatttcattaatacgtaaaactaataaaattaaataaaaataaataattttattgataaagtaaaaatatatacttttatgaaaattataagcttcttttatacatttcaagaaaattgGTAAATAGCAAGCCTAACGTGAAAACTAAAactaatattgtaatactacaaaattctattaaaaagaCAATCTCGTATCCAAAACCACAGCCACGTGTAGTCGAATTAAAATCTTCTTCGACAAAGGTATTTAACGAGAAATtaactattaaattaaaatttaaaatttatatttataacgtttttaAGGATCGGCAAATTTTTAAAGTGCAAGTGGCGAACGAAAGATGGAATTCGAAGAATGATAAGACTTTCGTAAAAGAAATTCACAATGAAAGTGCTATGTATCTTTATGAAAATCATACTTCGaagtttgttatatttttttaggataaagatataatataacgaaatgtttaATTGAACTTTTTTACAGGGAAAGCAGCAAAACGACACTAGCATCCTCGATGCTCCTAGGAGTCGGAAGTGAAGCTGAATCAACAggtaagaattttatttaaaataatctttcgatcgatttcactttattgaaaaaaattagaaaaagaatatttaatgcgTAACAAccgtttataaatttctaaacgtCCACTGATTTTACCACGTTTGACAAGATTTACTTGTAAGCACTATCTAGTGAAAGCTTTATAACTTTCTCTTAAACATGTACTTGGTCATGATTTCGAAAAAATTGGAGCGACCATATGAAAGCAATAAAATCTAAGATGAATCATATCATCGAAcgtattctataaaataatgtgAATCTAaaacttataattttattatcgcttttatattttttcagt from Bombus pyrosoma isolate SC7728 linkage group LG8, ASM1482585v1, whole genome shotgun sequence includes these protein-coding regions:
- the LOC122570186 gene encoding lisH domain-containing protein ARMC9-like isoform X2, whose translation is MDKNRAINKMDNKELKLVHQFLIDHDFENTADALMVEATIKGFKHLKNDLQTEGDMYENCYEQLMFSYKTGDWKTFFNLWNLIVPEDAKQTKACKILMLHIYVYFAMLPKHMLMLHWYKKKDKIQAAVSDLVTSSNQQDSECEENVMTEIEKNMNDSMERLRTFLNTTGKELENDAELRPYFAFPFMEDPYAEPFLSNIFEKSWSDKLTNHLQLFLKNYKQQSFSNTKYNDENSDKFSSSYTSLSEDSKKDVIAKKAIKNNNVPIIPNDRNIPMFLEDDESEEQPIFYDSIKYSQKSNIQTVSMNSSEEEICSSHFTKRNKKLMQCTQELAVAKSHLCSVHSNYEKLKIRFYKLHADYHKLMSIARVLTSALEDSVKGQVIDFQAMLETCIRIFPDLFNQNIKDSTHCSSELLLAKSRSDMKTIEYSNSNNIFIPPKLLNFKKIKLHLINGSIKTKLFLLQALRRKITFSQPGERDETVHEYISKDLLGLHSQIASYRGKSILPYLLTPQNIIIPHPLQQSVTRLLNALASFRCGRDYLSFDSTVVDTVFRCMNSISDNNIDTLTCNMMIAMLQKLSLRKQQRIYMIENGLMEWLIHHLHDQYRIMDSYRLEYATALLMNLSLHQTAQRRVSTMAPLLMSTLIDLLLMDHESALPYINGALNNFLTNHVFNEEAKRIKFSSIIEQYSKYKTGEIRKHLDHILKIHRGEITIKTENEEMADNDNEEFDVLESQLDENDPVKNNYGELCGELLLESCYTILPKAIQEKETISDELSFPQFKTEVTDSAMQNNQIKNLFSEHESIQHEEILPRKLVNSKPNVKTKTNIVILQNSIKKTISYPKPQPRVVELKSSSTKVFNEKLTIKLKFKIYIYNVFKDRQIFKVQVANERWNSKNDKTFVKEIHNESAMYLYENHTSKESSKTTLASSMLLGVGSEAESTVMEKLSSIASLNTEDSNRIANDKVSWTQETKSDTEEAFLAKPKLPRTPP
- the LOC122570186 gene encoding lisH domain-containing protein ARMC9-like isoform X1; translation: MDKNRAINKMDNKELKLVHQFLIDHDFENTADALMVEATIKGFKHLKNDLQTEGDMYENCYEQLMFSYKTGDWKTFFNLWNLIVPEDAKQTKACKILMLHIYVYFAMLPKHMLMLHWYKKKDKIQAAVSDLVTSSNQQDSECEENVMTEIEKNMNDSMERLRTFLNTTGKELENDAELRPYFAFPFMEDPYAEPFLSNIFEKSWSDKLTNHLQLFLKNYKQQSFSNTKYNDENSDKFSSSYTSLSEDSKKDVIAKKAIKNNNVPIIPNDRNIPMFLEDDESEEQPIFYDSIKYSQKSKSIQTVSMNSSEEEICSSHFTKRNKKLMQCTQELAVAKSHLCSVHSNYEKLKIRFYKLHADYHKLMSIARVLTSALEDSVKGQVIDFQAMLETCIRIFPDLFNQNIKDSTHCSSELLLAKSRSDMKTIEYSNSNNIFIPPKLLNFKKIKLHLINGSIKTKLFLLQALRRKITFSQPGERDETVHEYISKDLLGLHSQIASYRGKSILPYLLTPQNIIIPHPLQQSVTRLLNALASFRCGRDYLSFDSTVVDTVFRCMNSISDNNIDTLTCNMMIAMLQKLSLRKQQRIYMIENGLMEWLIHHLHDQYRIMDSYRLEYATALLMNLSLHQTAQRRVSTMAPLLMSTLIDLLLMDHESALPYINGALNNFLTNHVFNEEAKRIKFSSIIEQYSKYKTGEIRKHLDHILKIHRGEITIKTENEEMADNDNEEFDVLESQLDENDPVKNNYGELCGELLLESCYTILPKAIQEKETISDELSFPQFKTEVTDSAMQNNQIKNLFSEHESIQHEEILPRKLVNSKPNVKTKTNIVILQNSIKKTISYPKPQPRVVELKSSSTKVFNEKLTIKLKFKIYIYNVFKDRQIFKVQVANERWNSKNDKTFVKEIHNESAMYLYENHTSKESSKTTLASSMLLGVGSEAESTVMEKLSSIASLNTEDSNRIANDKVSWTQETKSDTEEAFLAKPKLPRTPP
- the LOC122570186 gene encoding lisH domain-containing protein ARMC9-like isoform X3 is translated as MDKNRAINKMDNKELKLVHQFLIDHDFENTADALMVEATIKGFKHLKNDLQTEGDMYENCYEQLMFSYKTGDWKTFFNLWNLIVPEDAKQTKACKILMLHIYVYFAMLPKHMLMLHWYKKKDKIQAAVSDLVTSSNQQDSECEENVMTEIEKNMNDSMERLRTFLNTTGKELENDAELRPYFAFPFMEDPYAEPFLSNIFEKSWSDKLTNHLQLFLKNYKQQSFSNTKYNDENSDKFSSSYTSLSEDSKKDVIAKKAIKNNNVPIIPNDRNIPMFLEDDESEEQPIFYDSIKYSQKSKSIQTVSMNSSEEEICSSHFTKRNKKLMQCTQELAVAKSHLCSVHSNYEKLKIRFYKLHADYHKLMSIARVLTSALEDSVKGQVIDFQAMLETCIRIFPDLFNQNIKDSTHCSSELLLAKSRSDMKTIEYSNSNNIFIPPKLLNFKKIKLHLINGSIKTKLFLLQALRRKITFSQPGERDETVHEYISKDLLGLHSQIASYRGKSILPYLLTPQNIIIPHPLQQSVTRLLNALASFRCGRDYLSFDSTVVDTVFRCMNSISDNNIDTLTCNMMIAMLQKLSLRKQQRIYMIENGLMEWLIHHLHDQYRIMDSYRLEYATALLMNLSLHQTAQRRVSTMAPLLMSTLIDLLLMDHESALPYINGALNNFLTNHVFNEEAKRIKFSSIIEQYSKYKTGEIRKHLDHILKIHRGEITIKTENEEMADNDNEEFDVLESQLDENDPVKNNYGELCGELLLESCYTILPKAIQEKETISDELSFPQFKTEVTDSAMQNNQIKNLFSEHESIQHEEILPRKLVNSKPNVKTKTNIVILQNSIKKTISYPKPQPRVVELKSSSTKDRQIFKVQVANERWNSKNDKTFVKEIHNESAMYLYENHTSKESSKTTLASSMLLGVGSEAESTVMEKLSSIASLNTEDSNRIANDKVSWTQETKSDTEEAFLAKPKLPRTPP
- the LOC122570186 gene encoding lisH domain-containing protein ARMC9-like isoform X4, translated to MDKNRAINKMDNKELKLVHQFLIDHDFENTADALMVEATIKGFKHLKNDLQTEGDMYENCYEQLMFSYKTGDWKTFFNLWNLIVPEDAKQTKACKILMLHIYVYFAMLPKHMLMLHWYKKKDKIQAAVSDLVTSSNQQDSECEENVMTEIEKNMNDSMERLRTFLNTTGKELENDAELRPYFAFPFMEDPYAEPFLSNIFEKSWSDKLTNHLQLFLKNYKQQSFSNTKYNDENSDKFSSSYTSLSEDSKKDVIAKKAIKNNNVPIIPNDRNIPMFLEDDESEEQPIFYDSIKYSQKSKSIQTVSMNSSEEEICSSHFTKRNKKLMQCTQELAVAKSHLCSVHSNYEKLKIRFYKLHADYHKLMSIARVLTSALEDSVKGQVIDFQAMLETCIRIFPDLFNQNIKDSTHCSSELLLAKSRSDMKTIEYSNSNNIFIPPKLLNFKKIKLHLINGSIKTKLFLLQALRRKITFSQPGERDETVHEYISKDLLGLHSQIASYRGKSILPYLLTPQNIIIPHPLQQSVTRLLNALASFRCGRDYLSFDSTVVDTVFRCMNSISDNNIDTLTCNMMIAMLQKLSLRKQQRIYMIENGLMEWLIHHLHDQYRIMDSYRLEYATALLMNLSLHQTAQRRVSTMAPLLMSTLIDLLLMDHESALPYINGALNNFLTNHVFNEEAKRIKFSSIIEQYSKYKTGEIRKHLDHILKIHRGEITIKTENEEMADNDNEEFDVLESQLDENDPVKNNYGELCGELLLESCYTILPKAIQEKETISDELSFPQFKTEVTDSAMQNNQIKNLFSEHESIQHEEILPRESSKTTLASSMLLGVGSEAESTVMEKLSSIASLNTEDSNRIANDKVSWTQETKSDTEEAFLAKPKLPRTPP